A region of the Plasmodium vinckei vinckei genome assembly, chromosome: PVVCY_11 genome:
TGCTCTCTTAAGGTTTTCGGTAAATATTTTAGCTTCTCTGTGCTAGAAATATAGGATGAAAACATGGGTCTTTCATTTTCTCTAAGATTGTAGTAATCCAACGAAGTTTCATTGTTCTAAAGGTTGTCAAAAaggtaaaataaaacagatATGCATGAatggtatatatatatatatatatgtatataatagcttatctttttttatattacattAAAGTCATTTAAAATCCCAGGTGGGGGCTCATTGTTGAAATATTCTCCATTCATATTAACATGGCTTGGGAAATATCTTCAATTTATAACTAagcattatataaatatggaaaaataaaaaaagtcaaggaatgaaaaaaatatatttttttttatgtgcTAAAAAgtctttaaaaatattatgagatatattttttttattagtcatcattttatatatttattttatcactatcataattttaatattttatttcaaatataataaaaatagtaattaCACTTTTTCCCTTAAATacacttaaaaaaaagaaaaaaaaaacaaggtaattgaaaatataggTATAAACAAAGAAgcaaacatatataataattcaagacttataaaaaataggtGAAATAACATAAtccaaatttatattacttACTATGGTTTGTAAATATGGCCTAATGAACTGTTAAAATACGTTATACAATATAAatgcaaataattttaGGTATTTATTgtcatcattattttatccttcttcttcttttttctcTATGAGAGGGCTCATTATTtcgttttattattctatATCATTTTACCAAAAGAAAGTTTAcaactattttatttttatacattgctatttattatttatctaGCCATTTATTACTTATCTAGCTATTTATTACTTATCTagctatttatttttttttggagcTGGCTTGTACATACACACGAATGGCTATAATATTCCTCAATTTCGATCTCcctcaaaaaaataaataaagtgatattataataataatagtggTAGTAATGGTAATTGTGcacaaaatgaaatatttctCAAAAAGAGACCTTAActtgttcataaaaatattttatgtgtatcattttcacatgcacatatatatatgagtataatttgttttatcgtccgttttatttattattcctGTTATTTTATATCGTTCTATCTGTCTAAATTTGTTTGATTTTCTTAGAAAACCATGCTTGGTTTTTCCTGTCttgtttttgtatttacATAGACTcttctacatttttttgcttaatttttttattaatatggataaaattttcttttatttttttttgtttttttttgggcTTGCTAATTGTATGTTTCCATGGACAAAAAAGAGAAAGGCGGGTAAAAagaaaacgaaaaaatacgaaaaaatatgaaaaaatataaattgaAAAACCAAAACAATATATGCTCACTTTCTacttctttaatttttaccCTTTAGTGAAccaaatgataataataaaaggtTTGTCCAAAatatgctttttttttttttaatattcttCTACActgttcatatttattatgacTATTTATGAAATTTACCTGTATTgtacataaaaaacaaGCATAAAATGTTAgaacttattttttaaaaaaaattttaaagatATGTCTAATGagataaaaaggaaatctGAATCTCTCCCAACCCAAAAGGACATTGTActataaacaatttttgtctttatatttttattactaatatattttatttatgttaataaaatattttattttttttctacataCAAAAATCTAAACCAAAGGCAAACCAAATACAcaagtaaaatataaacataaataattcatgatttttcctttttttttttgtggaTCCCCTTAAATGGGCATTATTGtcaattaatatttatgttattaCGTGATATAGTGAAATTATTAATGATGTATAAATGTTTTGTTAGAATATTAACTTtatggatatataaaaatgtacaGCTATATCTACATATGAACTGATTCgtgattatatatatgagcACATggctgtttttttttgataaaaaattattttaacaGAATAGACAAAGAAGTTAtagataatttaaataaagaaataattaaagaagagaatataataaagcaTAAACCCCATGTATGCTCAGAACCTTCCTATGAAAGAGATTATTCTTATTTATGCCCAGATGGtaatatcaaaatatagAGAAACTAaggataataaaaattgaaaactactatttttactattaaaataatttcattttaagctgaaatatataaacatatatatcatttttttttgttttatctatcgatataatatttagaTTGGGTAAAGAACTCTAGTGACCAATGTTGGTAAGTTTATCCCATTGTTAATAAGCatttctattatttattcaatattatttatacttttttaaatacaaatttgtAAACTATTAACCGAACAAAACAGGGGTATGGATTATGATGGACATTGTGAGTCCGTAAAGTATTTCCAAGATTACACTGACGACgaaaaaaaggaatttgtaaaattatataatatatatacaaatacaTAAGATCATATTAACAtatgcttatttttatttctcttcatataaacaaaatcaacacacatatatacatgctaatcattatatgttaaaattataaaattataggAACTCAACTGTTGTGTATCATGGCCTAAATTAAAGAAGACTGTGCATAAGCAAAAGAGAGACGATACATTAAGAGGATCAGTtagtttaaaatatttattttatactttagacataattttttttctctcccaatttatatatataaagaaaaaatgtaatactttcctttttttaaatctaatcaccatttttaattttcagATAAATCCAAATAACGGATTAATTGTTAAACCAAATAAGTGAATccaacaaaataaaaaatgactATCTaattatgcatttttttgaatttttaatattttgctattattttattattgtttttatttttatgtttgttattaatttttttgataaaacaTATCAACATACAAATATGCACACAAACACACATTGACACATGCACGtacatacatatgtatgtgCTTAGAgccatttataaaaatatataataacaatatgcgcataataatattattttatctatttataaaaaagtgataataaaacgatacaaaaaatttacaaaaagttaaaaataaaagattagacatatattcattttttttcta
Encoded here:
- a CDS encoding CPW-WPC family protein, producing the protein MDKIFFYFFLFFFGLANCMFPWTKKRKAVNQMIIIKDMSNEIKRKSESLPTQKDIANQIHKIDKEVIDNLNKEIIKEENIIKHKPHVCSEPSYERDYSYLCPDDWVKNSSDQCWGMDYDGHCESVKYFQDYTDDEKKEFELNCCVSWPKLKKTVHKQKRDDTLRGSINPNNGLIVKPNK